A part of Paroedura picta isolate Pp20150507F chromosome 7, Ppicta_v3.0, whole genome shotgun sequence genomic DNA contains:
- the FREM1 gene encoding FRAS1-related extracellular matrix protein 1 isoform X13 gives MKILENSWLHLLFALNLRGICSSFVNVNHGVKVMKGQSVFLSHEDLQFSIPREKDACKIEVVMNEPITQRVGKLTPQVFDCHFLPNEVKYTHNGCPILNEDWVMLRLYRFTEVETFTETFTLHVQLLEPDCNIIKMNPSALEVPEFHGLSNIINKNIITLSYNRMINLECTISLTSLETSLPAHGQLVIGEAKEEEPRGDHPQNFSPTSKRRCQNGSCISGLKTIQNTRVTCEDFLLLGLRYQHLDPPSPNIDYIPVRLDLTDSRSKTVYKSEHAWLPVHIKGAISNQAPQAAFMATFILETDQFILSPLSTDILDAEDSETPKSLLVFNITKPPQEGFITHLQDHTKPVSSFTWNSLNDMLIAYQPPNSSHTERKNYEVEFEVHDFHFEKSSPVTVYISVRTTHTNAPRVSWNTGLDLLEGQSRPITWEQFQIVDNDDINAVRLVVVDGLQHGQLTLRGGKGFMLTVSDLKAGVVRYHHDDSDSTKDFIVFRIFDSRHSSRHRFPINILPKDDSPPFLISNTEIEVYEGQTILIQSSMLLATDMDSSDDYILFNITKGSQAGEIMKKPGPDLIGYPVTRFLQKDLFNGIIYYHHLGGEIFEDSIELVLCDSHDPPNFSEMQVVRVLIIPVEDQLPKEASGVSRHLSVKETEIAQLTKNHLNYIDTEAKEQELVYTITSPPFFLSRHHML, from the exons ATGAAGATTCTGGAGAACAGCTGGCTCCATTTGCTCTTTGCACTTAATCTGAGAGGCATCTGCTCCTCCTTTGTCAACGTCAACCATGGGGTGAAAGTGATGAAGGGTCAGTCTGTCTTCCTGTCACATGAAGACTTGCAGTTTTCCATTCCAAGAGAGAAGGATGCCTGCAAAATAGAAGTTGTGATGAACGAACCAATTACCCAGAGAGTTGGGAAGTTAACCCCACAG GTATTCGATTGCCATTTTCTTCCTAATGAAGTCAAATACACTCATAATGGCTGCCCAATTCTCAATGAAGACTGGGTCATGCTGAGGCTGTACAG ATTTACAGAAGTGGAAACATTCACAGAGACATTCACTCTTCATGTTCAGTTGCTTGAACCAGACTGTAATATTATCAAAATGAACCCCAGTGCTTTGGAGGTCCCTGAGTTTCATGGCCTGTCCAATATCATTAACAAGAACATAATCACTTTAAGCTATAACAGAATGATAAACTTGGAGTGCACTATAAGCCTGACCTCCTTAGAAACCTCTCTGCCAGCCCATGGTCAACTAGTTATTGGAGAAGCTAAAGAAGAAGAACCACGTGGAGACCACCCTCAAAACTTTTCCCCCACATCCA AACGTAGGTGTCAGAATGGGAGCTGCATTTCAGGACTAAAGACCATTCAGAACACCAGAGTGACCTGTGAGGATTTTCTCTTATTGGGCCTTCGATATCAGCACCTGGATCCTCCTTCGCCCAACATTGATTACATCCCTGTCAGGCTGGATCTCACCGACAGCCGAAGCAAGACTGTGTACAAG TCTGAACATGCTTGGCTTCCGGTTCACATCAAAGGGGCAATTTCTAACCAGGCGCCCCAAGCTGCCTTCATGGCCACGTTCATCCTGGAAACAGACCAGTTCATTCTGAGCCCTTTGTCTACAGACATATTGGATGCTGAAGACAGTGAAACACCCAAATCTCTTCTGGTGTTCAACATTACCAAGCCACCCCAAGAAGGCTTCATCACTCATCTGCAAGACCACACGAAGCCTGTCTCTTCCTTCACGTGGAACAGCCTCAATGATATGCTTATAGCATATCAGCCTCCAAATAGTAGCCATACAGAAAGGAAAAATTATGAG GTGGAATTTGAAGTTCATGATTTTCACTTTGAAAAGAGTTCACCGGTTACTGTTTATATCTCTGTTAGAACAACTCATACAAATGCTCCTCGGGTTTCATGGAATACAG GTCTTGATCTTCTGGAAGGGCAGTCTCGACCAATAACGTGGGAACAATTTCAGATTGTGGACAATGATGACATAAATGCTGTTCGGTTAGTTGTCGTTGATGGTTTACAGCACGGACAGCTTACACTAAGAG GAGGGAAAGGATTCATGCTCACGGTCTCAGACCTTAAGGCTGGAGTTGTTCGTTACCACCATGATGACAGCGATTCCACAAAGGACTTTATTGTCTTTCGAATCTTTGACAGCCGACACAGTAGTCGCCATAGGTTCCCAATCAACATCTTACCTAAAGATGACAGCCCCCCATTTCTCATCAGCAACACTGAAATAGAAGTATACGAAGGTCAAACAATTCTGATTCAAAGCTCAATGCTACTAGCTACTGACATGGATTCCAGTGATGACTATATACTCTTTAACATCACCAAAGGATCACAGGCAGGAGAAATCATGAAGAAACCTGGACCAGACCTTATTG GTTATCCAGTCACTAGATTTCTTCAGAAAGATCTGTTTAATGGGATAATTTATTACCATCATTTAGGGGGAGAAATATTTGAAGATTCAATTGAATTGGTTTTATGTGATAGCCATGACCCTCCTAATTTTTCAGAAATGCAG
- the FREM1 gene encoding FRAS1-related extracellular matrix protein 1 isoform X14, with protein MKILENSWLHLLFALNLRGICSSFVNVNHGVKVMKGQSVFLSHEDLQFSIPREKDACKIEVVMNEPITQRVGKLTPQVFDCHFLPNEVKYTHNGCPILNEDWVMLRLYRFTEVETFTETFTLHVQLLEPDCNIIKMNPSALEVPEFHGLSNIINKNIITLSYNRMINLECTISLTSLETSLPAHGQLVIGEAKEEEPRGDHPQNFSPTSKRRCQNGSCISGLKTIQNTRVTCEDFLLLGLRYQHLDPPSPNIDYIPVRLDLTDSRSKTVYKSEHAWLPVHIKGAISNQAPQAAFMATFILETDQFILSPLSTDILDAEDSETPKSLLVFNITKPPQEGFITHLQDHTKPVSSFTWNSLNDMLIAYQPPNSSHTERKNYEVEFEVHDFHFEKSSPVTVYISVRTTHTNAPRVSWNTGLDLLEGQSRPITWEQFQIVDNDDINAVRLVVVDGLQHGQLTLRGGKGFMLTVSDLKAGVVRYHHDDSDSTKDFIVFRIFDSRHSSRHRFPINILPKDDSPPFLISNTEIEVYEGQTILIQSSMLLATDMDSSDDYILFNITKGSQAGEIMKKPGPDLIGYPVTRFLQKDLFNGIIYYHHLGGEIFEDSIELVLCDSHDPPNFSEMQVVRVLIIPVEDQLPKEASGVSRHLSVKETEIAQLTKNHLNYIDTEAKEQELVYTITSPPFFLSRHH; from the exons ATGAAGATTCTGGAGAACAGCTGGCTCCATTTGCTCTTTGCACTTAATCTGAGAGGCATCTGCTCCTCCTTTGTCAACGTCAACCATGGGGTGAAAGTGATGAAGGGTCAGTCTGTCTTCCTGTCACATGAAGACTTGCAGTTTTCCATTCCAAGAGAGAAGGATGCCTGCAAAATAGAAGTTGTGATGAACGAACCAATTACCCAGAGAGTTGGGAAGTTAACCCCACAG GTATTCGATTGCCATTTTCTTCCTAATGAAGTCAAATACACTCATAATGGCTGCCCAATTCTCAATGAAGACTGGGTCATGCTGAGGCTGTACAG ATTTACAGAAGTGGAAACATTCACAGAGACATTCACTCTTCATGTTCAGTTGCTTGAACCAGACTGTAATATTATCAAAATGAACCCCAGTGCTTTGGAGGTCCCTGAGTTTCATGGCCTGTCCAATATCATTAACAAGAACATAATCACTTTAAGCTATAACAGAATGATAAACTTGGAGTGCACTATAAGCCTGACCTCCTTAGAAACCTCTCTGCCAGCCCATGGTCAACTAGTTATTGGAGAAGCTAAAGAAGAAGAACCACGTGGAGACCACCCTCAAAACTTTTCCCCCACATCCA AACGTAGGTGTCAGAATGGGAGCTGCATTTCAGGACTAAAGACCATTCAGAACACCAGAGTGACCTGTGAGGATTTTCTCTTATTGGGCCTTCGATATCAGCACCTGGATCCTCCTTCGCCCAACATTGATTACATCCCTGTCAGGCTGGATCTCACCGACAGCCGAAGCAAGACTGTGTACAAG TCTGAACATGCTTGGCTTCCGGTTCACATCAAAGGGGCAATTTCTAACCAGGCGCCCCAAGCTGCCTTCATGGCCACGTTCATCCTGGAAACAGACCAGTTCATTCTGAGCCCTTTGTCTACAGACATATTGGATGCTGAAGACAGTGAAACACCCAAATCTCTTCTGGTGTTCAACATTACCAAGCCACCCCAAGAAGGCTTCATCACTCATCTGCAAGACCACACGAAGCCTGTCTCTTCCTTCACGTGGAACAGCCTCAATGATATGCTTATAGCATATCAGCCTCCAAATAGTAGCCATACAGAAAGGAAAAATTATGAG GTGGAATTTGAAGTTCATGATTTTCACTTTGAAAAGAGTTCACCGGTTACTGTTTATATCTCTGTTAGAACAACTCATACAAATGCTCCTCGGGTTTCATGGAATACAG GTCTTGATCTTCTGGAAGGGCAGTCTCGACCAATAACGTGGGAACAATTTCAGATTGTGGACAATGATGACATAAATGCTGTTCGGTTAGTTGTCGTTGATGGTTTACAGCACGGACAGCTTACACTAAGAG GAGGGAAAGGATTCATGCTCACGGTCTCAGACCTTAAGGCTGGAGTTGTTCGTTACCACCATGATGACAGCGATTCCACAAAGGACTTTATTGTCTTTCGAATCTTTGACAGCCGACACAGTAGTCGCCATAGGTTCCCAATCAACATCTTACCTAAAGATGACAGCCCCCCATTTCTCATCAGCAACACTGAAATAGAAGTATACGAAGGTCAAACAATTCTGATTCAAAGCTCAATGCTACTAGCTACTGACATGGATTCCAGTGATGACTATATACTCTTTAACATCACCAAAGGATCACAGGCAGGAGAAATCATGAAGAAACCTGGACCAGACCTTATTG GTTATCCAGTCACTAGATTTCTTCAGAAAGATCTGTTTAATGGGATAATTTATTACCATCATTTAGGGGGAGAAATATTTGAAGATTCAATTGAATTGGTTTTATGTGATAGCCATGACCCTCCTAATTTTTCAGAAATGCAG